A portion of the Sphingobacterium spiritivorum genome contains these proteins:
- a CDS encoding M28 family peptidase: MKKLIILLSVLPWLYSCAFAQEPVQKKYAEMLNEENAKKHLTILSSKEYEGRGTGQKGGEKAAQYIAAEFKRLGLTAPQSGYFQKINLKNKRFEVSKFTVGNNDFKNGKDFFILGDNEKTVIQAEDIVFVGYGIEDAKYNDYENIDVSNKVVLLILDDEPTDNAGNSLITGTSKKSEWSTSGNKKLQHLVKKNPKLILAASVTTELMLKRMAGRLTQGSYELQKDKAEKGVSVNPAVAFITPAIANDILQTKNISFQKFKENNTVQSTQIPVKFTAEYGITEELLNDANVLGLLEGTDLKDEIVVLSGHYDHDGIDENGTIFPGADDNGSGTTGVLDLARAFAQAKADGHGPRRSILFIAFAAEEKGLLGSEYYSENPVYPLSNTVVCLNMDMIGRIDDKHLNGNHNYIHVIGSDKLSSELHAINKKANDDFTKMELDYMYDDPKDPMRIYYRSDQYNFAKHKIPVIFYFSGLHPHYHTPEDTIEKIDFPMMVKREKLAFYTAWEIANRDKKLVVDSNKE; this comes from the coding sequence ATGAAAAAACTTATAATACTTCTGAGTGTTCTGCCTTGGTTATACAGCTGTGCTTTTGCGCAGGAGCCTGTTCAGAAAAAGTACGCTGAAATGCTGAATGAGGAGAATGCGAAAAAACACCTTACTATTCTATCTTCCAAAGAATACGAAGGCCGGGGTACCGGACAGAAAGGTGGCGAAAAAGCAGCTCAGTATATTGCAGCCGAATTTAAAAGATTAGGATTGACAGCTCCGCAATCCGGTTATTTTCAAAAAATAAATCTGAAGAACAAACGTTTTGAAGTCAGTAAGTTCACTGTAGGAAATAATGATTTCAAAAACGGAAAGGACTTCTTTATTCTGGGAGATAATGAAAAGACAGTTATACAGGCTGAAGATATTGTATTTGTTGGATATGGTATTGAGGATGCGAAATACAACGATTATGAAAATATAGATGTCAGCAATAAGGTCGTTTTACTGATCTTAGATGATGAACCTACAGATAACGCTGGAAATTCCCTGATCACGGGTACTTCGAAGAAATCAGAATGGAGTACTTCCGGGAATAAAAAGCTGCAGCATCTTGTTAAAAAGAATCCTAAGCTAATTCTGGCGGCTTCAGTTACAACTGAACTTATGCTGAAAAGAATGGCTGGAAGATTGACCCAAGGCTCTTACGAATTGCAAAAGGATAAAGCAGAAAAGGGAGTTTCAGTAAATCCTGCAGTCGCATTTATCACACCTGCGATTGCAAATGATATTCTTCAGACGAAGAACATATCTTTTCAGAAATTCAAAGAAAATAACACCGTCCAGTCTACTCAGATACCCGTAAAATTCACTGCAGAATATGGAATTACTGAAGAGTTGCTTAATGATGCGAATGTATTAGGACTATTGGAAGGAACGGACCTGAAGGATGAAATAGTAGTCTTATCCGGTCACTATGATCATGACGGAATCGATGAGAACGGCACTATTTTTCCGGGGGCTGATGATAACGGCTCCGGTACAACCGGAGTATTGGATCTTGCCCGCGCGTTTGCTCAGGCTAAGGCTGATGGTCACGGCCCTCGCCGCAGCATTCTCTTTATTGCCTTTGCTGCAGAAGAAAAAGGTCTCCTTGGATCTGAGTATTACTCGGAGAATCCTGTATATCCCCTATCCAATACTGTGGTCTGTCTGAATATGGATATGATAGGTCGTATCGATGATAAACATCTGAATGGAAATCACAATTATATTCATGTTATCGGATCAGATAAACTGAGTTCCGAACTGCATGCAATCAATAAGAAAGCTAATGATGATTTTACAAAGATGGAACTGGATTATATGTATGATGATCCTAAAGATCCTATGCGTATTTATTACCGCTCTGATCAATATAATTTTGCCAAACACAAAATCCCTGTCATTTTCTATTTTTCAGGATTACA
- the tatC gene encoding twin-arginine translocase subunit TatC, translated as MSKMTKSSLVQAIKDKGKNIEGEMSFFDHLEVLRWHIIRSVLAVAVFATLAFTFYDYVFNEIIMGPKKLDFWTYRMMCKVGELLHIDGFCVERIPFNIINTEMAGQFMLQINSCLITAVALGFPYLLFEVWLFVKPALTDVEKRSARGFVFYATILFALGVLFGYYIVVPLSVNFLSNVSLSEEITNQITIDSYLSTIATLSLGCGIVFLLPILIFILSKIGLMTPEFMRASRRYAVVIILVIAAVITPSADVITMLTVSAPMFILYEISIMVSANVKKARAAKEKEFYSNK; from the coding sequence ATGAGTAAAATGACTAAATCAAGCCTGGTTCAAGCTATTAAAGATAAAGGAAAGAATATTGAAGGAGAAATGTCCTTTTTCGACCATTTAGAGGTCTTAAGATGGCATATCATCCGTTCTGTATTAGCCGTAGCAGTATTTGCGACATTAGCTTTCACATTCTATGACTATGTGTTCAATGAAATTATTATGGGCCCTAAAAAGCTTGATTTCTGGACATACAGAATGATGTGTAAAGTTGGCGAATTACTACATATTGATGGTTTTTGTGTGGAAAGAATTCCATTCAACATTATCAATACCGAGATGGCAGGTCAGTTTATGTTACAGATTAACTCCTGTCTGATTACGGCTGTAGCCTTAGGATTCCCGTATCTTCTCTTTGAAGTATGGTTATTCGTCAAACCGGCTTTGACCGATGTAGAAAAACGGTCTGCGAGAGGGTTTGTTTTCTATGCGACTATTCTGTTTGCATTAGGAGTGCTTTTCGGATACTATATTGTTGTTCCACTTTCTGTGAATTTTCTTTCTAATGTATCATTAAGTGAAGAGATCACCAACCAGATTACCATTGATTCTTACCTGTCTACTATTGCGACACTATCCTTAGGCTGTGGAATAGTATTTTTATTACCAATCCTGATTTTTATTTTATCCAAAATCGGATTGATGACTCCCGAATTTATGCGGGCCAGCAGAAGATACGCTGTCGTTATCATTCTGGTCATTGCAGCCGTGATTACACCAAGTGCGGATGTCATTACTATGCTTACGGTGAGTGCACCAATGTTTATTCTTTATGAGATCAGTATCATGGTATCGGCAAATGTAAAGAAGGCAAGAGCTGCCAAAGAAAAAGAATTTTATAGTAATAAATAG
- the rpiB gene encoding ribose 5-phosphate isomerase B, which yields MSSVKTIAIGGDHAGFDYKKELIPFLQELGYEVKDFGAHSTDSVDYPDFAHPVASAVESKEFDKGILICGSANGVAITANKHQEIRAAICWLEEIAALARQHNDANIVCIPARFISLDLAKAIVKTFMTTDFEGGRHANRVNKISC from the coding sequence ATGAGTTCAGTAAAAACTATCGCTATCGGAGGCGATCACGCAGGATTTGACTACAAAAAAGAACTGATCCCCTTTCTGCAGGAGTTGGGTTATGAAGTAAAAGATTTTGGAGCCCATTCTACAGATTCTGTAGATTATCCGGATTTTGCGCATCCTGTAGCTTCCGCTGTGGAGAGCAAGGAATTTGACAAAGGTATACTTATCTGCGGTAGTGCTAACGGTGTAGCGATCACCGCTAATAAGCATCAGGAAATTCGTGCGGCAATATGCTGGCTGGAAGAAATTGCAGCATTAGCCCGTCAGCACAATGATGCGAATATTGTATGTATTCCTGCCCGTTTCATTAGTCTGGATCTGGCAAAAGCAATCGTAAAAACATTTATGACTACAGATTTTGAAGGCGGCCGTCACGCTAACCGCGTCAATAAAATCTCTTGTTAA